Proteins encoded together in one Pontiella desulfatans window:
- a CDS encoding PEP-CTERM sorting domain-containing protein (PEP-CTERM proteins occur, often in large numbers, in the proteomes of bacteria that also encode an exosortase, a predicted intramembrane cysteine proteinase. The presence of a PEP-CTERM domain at a protein's C-terminus predicts cleavage within the sorting domain, followed by covalent anchoring to some some component of the (usually Gram-negative) cell surface. Many PEP-CTERM proteins exhibit an unusual sequence composition that includes large numbers of potential glycosylation sites. Expression of one such protein has been shown restore the ability of a bacterium to form floc, a type of biofilm.) — MKRKIITGLAVAGMVVLCADAATIRYKQSGNWTFTTNDTANAYGWQLPGTLPTSADTVRANWGGNTIVLDSTQTVGKFELGVDDSGTLHVQNGGNLTNTLTNVTIGNNLPSSDVRDVTGTLNIDSGGVVYAAGVLKMASGASATKTKTLTGIASISGTLDIASHLWMGSGDSVRSIAIMDINNGGVVNVGGNIGLGTGNASTASGGVATLNVNNGGTLNLFQWSTTTSIQDGSVLNINEGGTVIVGGNRVSQANAYFALGKIATDLDGIEAVFDSDLNQTTIVAIPEPATIGLLAAFGGGLLLIRRRFMI, encoded by the coding sequence ATGAAACGAAAAATAATTACAGGGCTTGCTGTAGCGGGGATGGTCGTTTTGTGTGCTGACGCGGCAACCATTCGATACAAGCAGAGTGGTAACTGGACGTTCACCACCAACGATACCGCCAACGCCTATGGATGGCAGCTTCCAGGCACGTTGCCGACATCAGCAGATACGGTGCGGGCAAACTGGGGCGGAAATACAATTGTGCTGGATTCCACCCAGACGGTTGGAAAGTTCGAACTGGGTGTGGATGACTCAGGAACACTGCATGTTCAAAACGGGGGCAATCTGACCAATACCCTTACCAATGTGACCATTGGTAATAACCTTCCCAGCTCCGATGTCAGGGACGTAACCGGAACTTTAAATATAGATTCTGGTGGTGTGGTTTATGCCGCCGGTGTCCTGAAAATGGCTTCCGGTGCCTCGGCGACAAAAACGAAGACTCTGACCGGCATTGCTTCAATCAGCGGAACGCTGGATATTGCCAGTCATCTATGGATGGGATCCGGAGATTCGGTCCGTTCCATTGCGATTATGGATATCAACAACGGCGGAGTGGTCAACGTTGGTGGAAATATCGGGCTGGGCACGGGCAACGCATCGACAGCCAGCGGTGGCGTTGCGACGCTGAATGTGAATAATGGCGGCACACTTAACCTGTTCCAGTGGAGTACCACGACCTCGATTCAGGACGGGTCCGTCCTGAATATCAACGAAGGTGGAACTGTGATTGTTGGTGGAAATCGGGTGAGTCAGGCGAACGCTTATTTTGCACTGGGTAAAATCGCGACTGATTTGGACGGTATTGAGGCTGTATTTGATTCCGACCTGAATCAGACCACCATCGTGGCCATTCCTGAACCGGCGACTATCGGTCTGCTTGCGGCATTCGGTGGCGGCTTGCTCCTTATCCGCCGGCGGTTCATGATCTGA
- a CDS encoding response regulator transcription factor — translation MQNAEEQPKLLIVEDDLDLMTFLVDELEEEYLVCSATNGREGMELACEQMPDLIVTDLMMPVMSGSELCRELKSRSETSHIPVIMLTAKSAVEDQVEGLQVGADDYITKPFVLELLQARIKNLLNSRARLRERFRSELLEDVPTRLDALPDHDFMIRSFRVLEEHSADPEFSADDLAKLLAMSMSTLHRKLKSLTGETPAKLIWNVRLKRAAKLLKESDLRVTEIAFMVGYADSNHFSRQFKQQYGKTPSKFRSGDSTPDD, via the coding sequence ATGCAAAACGCTGAAGAACAACCCAAACTTCTGATTGTTGAAGATGACCTTGATTTGATGACCTTTCTGGTGGATGAGCTGGAAGAGGAATATCTGGTGTGTTCCGCGACCAATGGCCGGGAAGGCATGGAGCTGGCATGCGAGCAGATGCCTGACCTGATCGTGACCGATCTGATGATGCCGGTCATGAGTGGTTCAGAATTATGCAGGGAGCTCAAGAGCCGTTCCGAAACCTCGCACATTCCTGTCATTATGCTCACGGCAAAGTCGGCAGTTGAAGATCAGGTGGAAGGGCTTCAGGTAGGGGCCGATGACTATATCACTAAACCGTTTGTGCTGGAGCTGCTTCAGGCACGAATTAAGAACCTGCTGAATTCCCGGGCCAGACTTCGGGAGCGCTTTCGGAGCGAGCTGCTCGAGGATGTGCCCACTCGGCTGGACGCGCTGCCGGATCATGATTTTATGATCCGTTCGTTCAGAGTGCTTGAGGAACATTCTGCTGATCCCGAATTTTCTGCAGATGACCTGGCAAAGCTTTTGGCCATGAGCATGAGTACGCTTCATCGTAAACTCAAATCGCTGACCGGTGAAACACCTGCCAAGCTGATTTGGAACGTACGCCTGAAGCGTGCCGCAAAACTGCTGAAAGAATCGGATCTTCGGGTAACGGAAATTGCTTTCATGGTGGGCTATGCCGACTCCAATCATTTCAGCCGTCAATTTAAGCAGCAATACGGTAAAACGCCCTCAAAATTCAGATCCGGTGATTCAACGCCGGACGACTGA
- a CDS encoding ATP-binding protein: MRRCIFFSAVAWVLSSAPLSGWAVTPYEPAQGDPILEPWRWRYEEALEGVGAICMDEAPDGTLWFGATGCIASYDGHQVERIPFDEDLLSKISHDRAIPWAKALLLMEDGSPLALIGESLVLWKNREWRVIVQDVGRSVFSCRLARAEDGAIWVLVPQALWRVEPDLSGATRIAQVSDQQELAAFCLDRSGDVWAVERTKDPFPQLIHIPMQDGRAVGRNEWERFRIPSEHDMNDTHLVYSGDGRLWYADSARKSGLLVFDPESGEWIKKTDESQYLGITSLFQGQDGSIWGGMEGGLVRCLTSEELRVYPRGTLGLPLVPISLFEVSDNRMWVIGRVGYVYSVDLGTREWMSLEGLQYQCETPDGKRWYISLEVSIVSHDPGTGEWLEYSAQEVNLNRIFSLVASSHGLLWATGRHQGMAALSVFDGTRWSLHGHADFARWIEPRGVIEASDATMWFGAGGRLLNDEPDAGGILQYGVDGRTGQVNLLGRFTPPDFPYYSTAFAQTPDGALWVGSTLIFRVDKGGEGSAPVPVRGLGGENTVSMAVDHEGSLWVAKEHFGVSRRLGDEWEVFSTEDGVASLLLSDLLVLDDGSLLASSDGGISRFDGKSWTTHAYPERFGMVKRWSGMKLSPDGSIWLNYSDDELQSPLLLQGKNQRYGTVRHMPETIPPETRIVECLAKVAQPGNTHITWEGRDPWGETARENLQYSWRLDGGEWSPFTLGTGNTFLNLEHGRHVLEVRARDQAFNIDPTPDRSVFVVIAPLWLQFWFIAMIAVMAGGAVLLIWTMVYFHEKGLKDRQRHLVEVDQMKTSFFTNISHELNTPLSLISEPLKRVLAESELSDKNKKRISMALRNANRVSVLVSQILDLRKLELGRMKMEPLEGNISSAVYESVELLQPLARMHGVTFLFKAEDSVRGWFDADKLKKIVQNLAGNAIKFTSPGGEVSITLRALSAQHKGRKLELIFEDTGSGIEPEHLRHVFDRFYRIPEKSVVDGSGIGLNLVKELVGLWGGTVAVESPIHENEACPGTRFTVVLPLDRDEV, translated from the coding sequence ATGAGACGATGTATATTTTTTTCTGCAGTGGCGTGGGTGCTGTCTTCTGCTCCGTTGTCGGGGTGGGCCGTTACACCGTATGAGCCGGCTCAGGGCGATCCGATACTGGAACCCTGGCGCTGGCGATATGAGGAGGCGCTGGAGGGGGTTGGAGCAATATGCATGGATGAAGCTCCGGATGGTACGCTTTGGTTCGGCGCAACAGGATGCATTGCATCGTATGACGGACATCAGGTAGAGCGGATTCCTTTCGACGAAGACCTGTTATCAAAGATTTCCCACGACCGGGCAATTCCCTGGGCAAAAGCGTTGTTGTTAATGGAGGATGGAAGCCCGCTCGCGCTTATTGGCGAGAGTCTGGTGCTTTGGAAGAACAGGGAGTGGCGTGTCATTGTACAGGATGTCGGCCGTTCCGTGTTTTCCTGCCGGTTGGCCCGTGCTGAAGACGGCGCCATCTGGGTGCTGGTTCCGCAGGCGCTTTGGAGAGTCGAGCCCGATCTTTCCGGGGCCACCAGGATTGCACAGGTTTCCGATCAGCAGGAATTGGCGGCATTCTGTTTGGATCGGTCGGGAGATGTGTGGGCGGTTGAGCGAACAAAGGATCCGTTCCCGCAGCTTATTCATATCCCGATGCAGGATGGACGTGCCGTCGGACGGAATGAATGGGAGCGGTTCAGAATTCCTTCTGAACATGATATGAATGACACGCATCTGGTGTACAGCGGCGATGGCCGGCTTTGGTATGCTGATTCCGCACGGAAGTCCGGTTTGCTGGTTTTTGATCCGGAGAGCGGAGAATGGATAAAAAAAACAGATGAAAGCCAGTATCTGGGGATTACTTCTCTTTTTCAGGGACAGGATGGATCGATATGGGGAGGAATGGAAGGGGGGCTTGTTCGCTGTTTAACCAGCGAGGAGTTGAGGGTTTATCCACGCGGTACACTGGGTCTGCCTTTGGTGCCCATATCGCTTTTCGAGGTCTCGGATAACCGCATGTGGGTGATCGGCCGGGTCGGTTATGTCTATTCAGTCGACCTGGGTACCCGGGAGTGGATGTCGCTGGAGGGTCTCCAGTACCAGTGTGAGACGCCGGATGGAAAACGGTGGTACATATCGCTCGAGGTTTCCATTGTTTCTCATGATCCCGGCACCGGGGAGTGGCTGGAGTATTCAGCCCAAGAGGTTAATCTTAACCGGATTTTTTCCCTGGTTGCCTCCTCGCACGGACTGCTGTGGGCAACGGGGCGCCATCAAGGCATGGCCGCTCTTTCCGTTTTTGACGGTACCCGCTGGAGCCTTCACGGCCATGCGGATTTTGCACGCTGGATTGAGCCCCGCGGAGTAATCGAGGCATCGGATGCAACCATGTGGTTCGGGGCTGGCGGCCGCCTTTTGAATGATGAGCCGGATGCTGGTGGTATTCTGCAGTATGGGGTGGATGGAAGAACCGGGCAGGTGAACCTGCTCGGACGGTTTACTCCCCCGGATTTTCCCTACTATTCAACCGCATTCGCCCAAACGCCGGATGGTGCCCTTTGGGTGGGGTCGACATTGATTTTCCGGGTGGACAAGGGCGGGGAGGGTTCTGCTCCTGTTCCTGTCCGGGGCCTGGGAGGGGAGAATACCGTAAGCATGGCCGTCGATCATGAAGGATCTTTGTGGGTGGCCAAGGAGCATTTCGGGGTGTCCCGCCGGCTCGGTGATGAGTGGGAAGTCTTTTCCACGGAGGACGGCGTTGCCAGCCTGCTGCTTTCAGACCTGCTGGTGCTGGACGACGGATCGCTGCTGGCCTCTTCTGATGGAGGAATCAGCCGGTTCGATGGGAAGAGCTGGACAACGCACGCCTATCCCGAACGGTTCGGCATGGTCAAACGCTGGAGCGGAATGAAGCTTTCGCCGGATGGCTCAATCTGGTTGAACTACAGCGATGATGAACTGCAATCGCCCTTGCTGCTTCAGGGAAAGAACCAGCGCTATGGTACCGTACGGCATATGCCCGAAACAATTCCTCCGGAAACGCGGATTGTCGAATGCCTTGCAAAAGTCGCCCAGCCGGGCAATACCCACATTACCTGGGAAGGCCGGGATCCATGGGGGGAGACGGCGAGGGAAAACCTGCAATATTCCTGGCGTTTGGATGGGGGGGAATGGTCGCCTTTCACGCTGGGAACCGGGAATACATTTCTGAACCTTGAACACGGGAGGCATGTGCTGGAGGTGCGCGCACGTGATCAGGCCTTCAATATAGACCCAACGCCGGATCGATCCGTGTTCGTGGTGATTGCTCCGCTTTGGCTGCAGTTCTGGTTTATCGCCATGATTGCGGTGATGGCCGGAGGGGCGGTGCTGCTGATTTGGACCATGGTCTATTTTCATGAAAAAGGATTAAAGGATCGGCAGCGTCATCTCGTCGAAGTTGATCAGATGAAGACCAGTTTCTTTACCAATATTTCTCATGAACTGAATACGCCGCTCTCCTTGATCAGCGAACCGCTTAAACGCGTACTTGCAGAATCTGAGCTGTCGGATAAAAATAAGAAACGGATTTCGATGGCTTTACGGAATGCCAACCGGGTTTCTGTTCTGGTTTCCCAGATACTGGATTTGAGAAAGCTTGAGCTGGGCAGGATGAAAATGGAGCCTTTGGAGGGCAATATTTCCTCGGCTGTTTACGAAAGTGTTGAACTGCTGCAACCGCTTGCCCGGATGCATGGTGTAACTTTTCTGTTTAAGGCCGAAGATTCAGTGCGCGGATGGTTCGATGCAGATAAACTTAAAAAAATTGTCCAGAATCTGGCCGGGAATGCGATCAAGTTTACCTCTCCTGGCGGAGAGGTGTCCATTACGCTCAGAGCGTTAAGTGCTCAGCATAAAGGTCGGAAGCTGGAGCTCATTTTTGAGGATACCGGAAGCGGAATTGAGCCGGAGCATTTGAGGCATGTATTTGATCGGTTTTATCGTATTCCTGAAAAATCTGTTGTAGACGGTTCCGGGATTGGCCTGAATCTGGTTAAGGAACTGGTGGGTCTTTGGGGCGGAACCGTCGCGGTTGAGAGTCCGATCCATGAGAATGAAGCGTGTCCGGGAACACGCTTTACCGTGGTGCTTCCGCTCGACAGAGATGAAGTTTAA
- a CDS encoding PASTA domain-containing protein — MRRTGTCLVVFSLIAGAAMGADLRYKSNGDWFDTTNSTANANGWQTTGALPGTNDQARLNWGGNTVTLTNVAPAVKNFMAGVNENGNLTINDGGVLSAVSWSSVGNNGGGVGTLTVNDGGLADFTSHLWVGFQNPSTGYVTINDGGVVKIAGMLGAGWNGGVGYITVNKGGLLDLQQLHSGGDSFKNGSWLNIVSTGQVKLPGDFTDTINVYTNDAIRGNGVAGNIQLNYETELSTNGVDTITNSTIIVAVASVPDVVGTTLEAATVAINDLGYTLGTITTGYVYGVISGSVLSQTPAPGSSLGSGSPINVEIQEAFLPQPDPLTVDWNSGPSPADWFGASNWKSNGVPNTGIVPFKETQNFKTRTFNDRELILTNFAAVSWLVQGDGGTTNGNVITVGDGGHMVAGGSSLGSSTWTAIGYSVKSTVNVLSGGIFETKNRVLFGWGAGAASSTNYTCAINVDGGTFICNGWMTLGSKDKEVWAEVTVDNGGVFNIERFNYTDRVTNGVINMIEGTMIMDGSRSNEFVNLIDAGTIQIASGANYVIDKDVSNEGKTTLTVFLPGYASWAGLWGEDIGDENNDHDSDGANNLYEYALNGNPIDDQNPGQEPVFVKNGGVFEYTHLFRNDDTNLVYTVQTRQSLVIGDWLDVGSTIGGTNVTGGDYNVLTNIISTVEDAAFIRLKVENP, encoded by the coding sequence ATGAGAAGAACAGGTACGTGTTTAGTAGTATTTTCACTGATTGCCGGCGCGGCGATGGGTGCCGATCTAAGATACAAGTCGAACGGGGATTGGTTCGACACAACGAATTCAACCGCTAACGCAAACGGTTGGCAAACAACAGGGGCTCTACCCGGTACCAATGACCAGGCTCGCCTGAACTGGGGGGGGAATACGGTAACGCTTACGAATGTGGCACCCGCGGTTAAGAATTTTATGGCCGGTGTTAATGAAAACGGAAATCTGACTATTAACGATGGCGGCGTACTGTCTGCTGTTTCGTGGTCGTCGGTCGGTAACAACGGCGGCGGTGTCGGCACTTTGACCGTCAATGACGGCGGTCTGGCTGATTTCACGAGCCATCTCTGGGTTGGTTTCCAGAATCCTTCCACAGGATATGTAACCATCAATGACGGTGGCGTGGTGAAAATCGCGGGAATGCTGGGCGCAGGATGGAACGGTGGTGTCGGTTACATCACGGTTAATAAAGGTGGCCTACTCGATCTTCAGCAGCTGCACAGCGGCGGGGATTCGTTCAAAAACGGTTCCTGGCTGAATATAGTCAGCACGGGTCAGGTCAAGTTGCCGGGAGACTTCACAGACACCATAAATGTTTATACCAACGATGCCATCCGCGGAAATGGCGTGGCTGGTAACATTCAGCTCAATTATGAGACAGAACTATCGACTAATGGGGTGGATACCATTACGAACAGTACGATCATCGTGGCGGTGGCCTCCGTTCCGGATGTGGTCGGGACCACGTTGGAAGCTGCAACGGTCGCGATCAATGATTTAGGATATACGCTCGGAACCATAACAACCGGTTATGTCTATGGGGTCATCTCCGGCAGTGTGCTTTCCCAGACTCCGGCGCCTGGAAGTTCGCTGGGTTCCGGTTCGCCGATCAATGTTGAGATTCAGGAAGCTTTTCTGCCGCAGCCGGATCCCTTGACGGTTGATTGGAACTCTGGACCTTCTCCTGCCGACTGGTTCGGGGCCTCAAACTGGAAGTCGAACGGAGTGCCGAACACCGGTATTGTACCCTTCAAGGAAACCCAGAACTTCAAAACCCGTACTTTCAACGACCGCGAGCTCATTCTTACCAACTTTGCTGCAGTATCCTGGCTGGTACAGGGGGATGGCGGAACTACGAACGGCAATGTCATCACCGTTGGCGACGGCGGCCACATGGTTGCAGGCGGATCTTCCCTGGGGTCTTCGACCTGGACGGCCATTGGGTACAGCGTGAAGTCTACGGTTAATGTGCTTTCCGGCGGGATTTTCGAAACCAAAAACCGTGTACTTTTCGGCTGGGGTGCAGGTGCTGCAAGCAGCACTAACTACACCTGTGCAATCAACGTGGATGGCGGCACCTTCATCTGTAATGGCTGGATGACGTTGGGCAGCAAAGATAAAGAGGTCTGGGCGGAAGTCACGGTTGATAACGGCGGCGTGTTCAACATCGAGCGCTTCAACTACACCGACCGCGTGACCAACGGCGTGATCAATATGATCGAAGGAACCATGATCATGGACGGCAGTCGCTCCAACGAGTTTGTGAACCTCATTGATGCAGGCACCATCCAGATCGCTTCCGGAGCCAACTATGTGATCGATAAAGATGTTTCCAATGAAGGCAAAACCACGCTGACGGTATTCCTGCCCGGCTATGCTTCCTGGGCTGGTCTTTGGGGCGAGGACATCGGCGATGAAAACAACGATCACGACAGCGATGGAGCGAACAATCTCTATGAATACGCTCTTAACGGCAATCCGATCGATGATCAGAATCCGGGTCAGGAACCGGTCTTTGTGAAAAACGGTGGTGTTTTCGAATACACCCACCTGTTCCGCAATGATGACACCAACCTGGTTTACACCGTTCAAACCCGTCAAAGCCTTGTTATCGGTGACTGGCTGGATGTGGGATCAACGATTGGAGGAACGAATGTAACCGGCGGCGACTATAATGTGCTAACCAACATTATCTCGACTGTGGAAGATGCTGCATTCATTCGCCTGAAAGTCGAAAATCCGTAA
- a CDS encoding vWA domain-containing protein: MAKKKTGYFTNHAKSSAALVSLGIHAALVVIALSFVAVTVIQKEDNQFEAKPVNRPKMQLKKLQVPVNIKKKQTQKPKLRKRIVVQPKVQQNMPDIKMPEITGVKGGLGNAGGTGLGGGGGLGFTMPEINVFGVKGKGEKVFIMLDASDEMMYDEMGGIPAYTIIKDELVKIIDGLPATALFNVCVFDKWNTYLLFPKLVPANSVSVAKVDEWLKPLNAVKPGMGINEWGTRTLGSGGMQNQSDLQTGSFQGMESWHRPAMLSMEQQSDAVFLLTSWWGYQRYAKTERDQGWFETSAGQRFLQKYDEALKVYDDECKKRVANGDAPRVLNRNDKRLMVVTYFEGTPLPPEPEFFYYKPDEYIKGMLEIRSRSGQNDVQTSSGIRRNKNSKSEFTFNVIRFIRTGEERTEWRDGRSVDSFKKMTGYFNGAYRELEGLEAIKSSISSN, translated from the coding sequence ATGGCGAAAAAAAAGACAGGATATTTTACGAATCATGCTAAATCCAGCGCGGCACTGGTAAGCTTGGGTATTCACGCGGCGCTCGTTGTAATTGCCTTATCCTTTGTGGCGGTAACGGTGATTCAGAAAGAAGACAATCAGTTTGAGGCAAAGCCGGTCAATCGCCCTAAAATGCAGCTTAAAAAACTGCAAGTGCCGGTGAATATTAAAAAGAAGCAGACTCAGAAGCCGAAGTTGCGAAAGCGCATTGTGGTCCAGCCCAAGGTACAGCAGAACATGCCGGATATCAAGATGCCGGAGATTACCGGGGTAAAGGGCGGTCTGGGCAACGCGGGCGGTACCGGTCTGGGCGGGGGTGGTGGACTCGGCTTTACGATGCCGGAAATTAATGTGTTCGGGGTAAAGGGCAAAGGCGAGAAGGTTTTCATCATGCTCGATGCTTCCGATGAGATGATGTATGACGAAATGGGTGGTATCCCGGCTTATACCATTATTAAAGATGAGCTCGTAAAAATTATCGATGGTCTGCCTGCAACCGCATTATTCAATGTCTGTGTATTTGATAAATGGAATACCTACCTGCTCTTTCCGAAGCTGGTGCCGGCGAACTCGGTGAGTGTTGCTAAAGTGGATGAATGGTTGAAACCCTTGAATGCTGTAAAACCGGGAATGGGAATCAATGAATGGGGCACCCGTACTCTGGGCAGTGGCGGAATGCAGAATCAGTCGGACCTTCAGACGGGAAGTTTCCAGGGGATGGAATCCTGGCATCGGCCGGCTATGCTGTCCATGGAGCAACAGTCGGATGCTGTCTTTCTCCTTACCTCATGGTGGGGGTATCAGCGCTACGCTAAAACAGAGCGCGATCAGGGATGGTTCGAAACTTCGGCCGGGCAACGGTTTCTTCAGAAATATGACGAGGCGTTGAAGGTATATGATGACGAGTGCAAAAAACGTGTAGCCAATGGCGATGCACCGCGCGTGCTGAATCGTAATGATAAACGGTTGATGGTTGTCACCTATTTCGAGGGCACGCCGCTACCGCCGGAACCTGAATTTTTCTACTATAAGCCGGATGAATATATCAAGGGCATGCTGGAGATTCGCAGTCGAAGCGGACAGAACGACGTGCAGACCAGCAGCGGAATTCGCCGGAATAAAAACAGTAAGTCCGAATTTACATTCAATGTCATCCGGTTCATCCGAACCGGTGAAGAGCGTACGGAGTGGCGCGATGGCCGTTCAGTCGATAGTTTCAAAAAGATGACCGGATATTTTAATGGGGCTTATCGCGAGCTCGAAGGGCTTGAGGCCATCAAGAGCAGTATTTCGTCAAATTAA